A section of the Papio anubis isolate 15944 chromosome 16, Panubis1.0, whole genome shotgun sequence genome encodes:
- the SLC2A11 gene encoding solute carrier family 2, facilitated glucose transporter member 11 isoform X9: MEDELEPSLRPPTQIQGRILLLTICAAGIGGTFQFGYNLSIINAPTSHIQEFTNETWQARTGEPLPDHLILLMWSLIVSLYPLGGLFGALLAGPLAITLGRKKSLLVNNIFVVLAAILFGFSRKAGSFEMIMLGRLLVGVSAGVSMNIQPMYLGESAPKELRGAVAMSSAIFTALGIVMGQVVGLRELLGDPQAWPLLLASCLVPGVLQLASLPLLPESPRYLLIDCGDTEACLAALRQLRGSGDLARELEELEEERAACQGCRARRPWELFQHRALRRQVTSLVVLGSAMELCGNDLMYAYASSVFQKAGVPEAKVQYATIGTGSCELLMAIVSCVAVERMGRRVLLIELVPLDTLPGRGLHLCLHPQLWHWPWRPCPTFSMSLSLVSVSVGPSTLACSFLRPKARPSKRSPKNYTDSTSRGGPRAPRGGARKLSSRQNSSPKGVIRGQSQLLSCPLLPARALVLTPSCIPLFKECLLSTHCVQTWLQVLSNQW; the protein is encoded by the exons CACATTCAGGAATTCACCAATGAGACGTGGCAGGCGCGTACTGGAGAGCCACTGCCTGACCACCTAATTCTACTTATGTGGTCCCTCATCGTGTCTCTGTACCCCCTAGGAGGCCTCTTTGGAGCACTGCTTGCAGGTCCCTTGGCCATCACGCTGGGAAG GAAGAAGTCCCTCCTGGTGAATAACATCTTTGTGGTGTTGGCAGCGATTCTGTTTGGATTCAGCCGCAAAGCAGGCTCCTTTGAGATGATCATGCTGGGAAGACTGCTTGTGGGAGTCAGTGCAG GCGTGAGCATGAATATCCAGCCCATGTACCTGGGGGAGAGCGCCCCTAAGGAGCTCCGAGGAGCTGTGGCCATGAGCTCAGCCATCTTTACCGCTCTGGGGATCGTGATGGGACAGGTGGTCGGACTCAG GGAGCTTCTAGGTGACCCTCAGGCCTGGCCTCTGCTGCTGGCCAGCTGCCTGGTGCCCGGGGTGCTGCAGCTCgcctccctgcctctgctcccCGAAAGCCCACGCTACCTCCTCATTGACTGTGGAGACACCGAGGCCTGCCTGGCAG CACTACGGCAACTGCGGGGCTCAGGGGACTTGGCAAGGGagctggaggagctggaggaggagcgCGCTGCCTGCCAGGGCTGCCGTGCCCGGCGCCCATGGGAGCTGTTCCAGCATCGGGCCCTGAGGAGACAGGTGACAAGCCTCGTGGTGCTGGGCAGTGCCATGGAGCTCTGCGGGAATGACTTG ATGTACGCCTACGCCTCCTCCGTGTTCCAGAAAGCAGGAGTGCCAGAAGCGAAAGTCCAGTATGCCACCATCGGGACTGGGAGCTGCGAGCTGCTCATGGCGATTGTTAGT TGTGTGGCAGTCGAGAGGATGGGTCGGCGCGTGCTGCTCATCG AGCTCGTTCCCCTGGACACTCTACCTGGCCGTGGCCTGCATCTTTGCCTCCATCCTCAGCTTTGGCATTGGCCCTG GAGGCCTTGTCCCACTTTCTCTATGTCCCTTTCCTTGGTGTCTGTGTCTGTGGGGCCATCTACACTGGCCTGTTCCTTCCTGAGACCAAAGGCAAGACCCTCCAAGAGATCTCCGAAGAATTACACAGACTCAACTTCCCGAGGCGGCCCCAGGGCCCCACGTGGAGGAGCCCGGAAGTTATCCAGTCGACAGAACTCTAGTCCCAAAGGGGTGATCAGGGGCCAAAGCCAGCTGCTGTCCTGTCCTCTGCTTCCTGCCAGGGCCCTGGTCCTCACTCCCTCCTGCATTCCTTTGTTTAAGgagtgtttattgagcacccattGTGTGCAGACATGGCTCCAGGTGCTTAGCAATCAGTGGTGA
- the SLC2A11 gene encoding solute carrier family 2, facilitated glucose transporter member 11 isoform X6, with amino-acid sequence MEDELEPSLRPPTQIQGRILLLTICAAGIGGTFQFGYNLSIINAPTSHIQEFTNETWQARTGEPLPDHLILLMWSLIVSLYPLGGLFGALLAGPLAITLGRKKSLLVNNIFVVLAAILFGFSRKAGSFEMIMLGRLLVGVSAGVSMNIQPMYLGESAPKELRGAVAMSSAIFTALGIVMGQVVGLRELLGDPQAWPLLLASCLVPGVLQLASLPLLPESPRYLLIDCGDTEACLAALRQLRGSGDLARELEELEEERAACQGCRARRPWELFQHRALRRQVTSLVVLGSAMELCGNDLMYAYASSVFQKAGVPEAKVQYATIGTGSCELLMAIVSLSQETPSHCLPHTSGTMAGCMGLCFLPLKCVAVERMGRRVLLIELVPLDTLPGRGLHLCLHPQLWHWPWRPCPTFSMSLSLVSVSVGPSTLACSFLRPKARPSKRSPKNYTDSTSRGGPRAPRGGARKLSSRQNSSPKGVIRGQSQLLSCPLLPARALVLTPSCIPLFKECLLSTHCVQTWLQVLSNQW; translated from the exons CACATTCAGGAATTCACCAATGAGACGTGGCAGGCGCGTACTGGAGAGCCACTGCCTGACCACCTAATTCTACTTATGTGGTCCCTCATCGTGTCTCTGTACCCCCTAGGAGGCCTCTTTGGAGCACTGCTTGCAGGTCCCTTGGCCATCACGCTGGGAAG GAAGAAGTCCCTCCTGGTGAATAACATCTTTGTGGTGTTGGCAGCGATTCTGTTTGGATTCAGCCGCAAAGCAGGCTCCTTTGAGATGATCATGCTGGGAAGACTGCTTGTGGGAGTCAGTGCAG GCGTGAGCATGAATATCCAGCCCATGTACCTGGGGGAGAGCGCCCCTAAGGAGCTCCGAGGAGCTGTGGCCATGAGCTCAGCCATCTTTACCGCTCTGGGGATCGTGATGGGACAGGTGGTCGGACTCAG GGAGCTTCTAGGTGACCCTCAGGCCTGGCCTCTGCTGCTGGCCAGCTGCCTGGTGCCCGGGGTGCTGCAGCTCgcctccctgcctctgctcccCGAAAGCCCACGCTACCTCCTCATTGACTGTGGAGACACCGAGGCCTGCCTGGCAG CACTACGGCAACTGCGGGGCTCAGGGGACTTGGCAAGGGagctggaggagctggaggaggagcgCGCTGCCTGCCAGGGCTGCCGTGCCCGGCGCCCATGGGAGCTGTTCCAGCATCGGGCCCTGAGGAGACAGGTGACAAGCCTCGTGGTGCTGGGCAGTGCCATGGAGCTCTGCGGGAATGACTTG ATGTACGCCTACGCCTCCTCCGTGTTCCAGAAAGCAGGAGTGCCAGAAGCGAAAGTCCAGTATGCCACCATCGGGACTGGGAGCTGCGAGCTGCTCATGGCGATTGTTAGT cTTTCTCAGGAGACCCCTTCCCATTGCCTGCCCCACACCTCAGGGACCATGGCTGGGTGCATGGGTCTGTGCTTTCTTCCTTTGAAGTGTGTGGCAGTCGAGAGGATGGGTCGGCGCGTGCTGCTCATCG AGCTCGTTCCCCTGGACACTCTACCTGGCCGTGGCCTGCATCTTTGCCTCCATCCTCAGCTTTGGCATTGGCCCTG GAGGCCTTGTCCCACTTTCTCTATGTCCCTTTCCTTGGTGTCTGTGTCTGTGGGGCCATCTACACTGGCCTGTTCCTTCCTGAGACCAAAGGCAAGACCCTCCAAGAGATCTCCGAAGAATTACACAGACTCAACTTCCCGAGGCGGCCCCAGGGCCCCACGTGGAGGAGCCCGGAAGTTATCCAGTCGACAGAACTCTAGTCCCAAAGGGGTGATCAGGGGCCAAAGCCAGCTGCTGTCCTGTCCTCTGCTTCCTGCCAGGGCCCTGGTCCTCACTCCCTCCTGCATTCCTTTGTTTAAGgagtgtttattgagcacccattGTGTGCAGACATGGCTCCAGGTGCTTAGCAATCAGTGGTGA
- the SLC2A11 gene encoding solute carrier family 2, facilitated glucose transporter member 11 isoform X3, whose product MFKNIVLIQGRILLLTICAAGIGGTFQFGYNLSIINAPTSHIQEFTNETWQARTGEPLPDHLILLMWSLIVSLYPLGGLFGALLAGPLAITLGRKKSLLVNNIFVVLAAILFGFSRKAGSFEMIMLGRLLVGVSAGVSMNIQPMYLGESAPKELRGAVAMSSAIFTALGIVMGQVVGLRELLGDPQAWPLLLASCLVPGVLQLASLPLLPESPRYLLIDCGDTEACLAALRQLRGSGDLARELEELEEERAACQGCRARRPWELFQHRALRRQVTSLVVLGSAMELCGNDLMYAYASSVFQKAGVPEAKVQYATIGTGSCELLMAIVSLSQETPSHCLPHTSGTMAGCMGLCFLPLKCVAVERMGRRVLLIGGYSLMACWGSIFTVALCLQVAGVDEGWRVQARLTSTSPLPHPWQSSFPWTLYLAVACIFASILSFGIGPAGVTGILATELFDQMARPAACMVCGALMWIMLFLVSLGFPFIMEALSHFLYVPFLGVCVCGAIYTGLFLPETKGKTLQEISEELHRLNFPRRPQGPTWRSPEVIQSTEL is encoded by the exons CACATTCAGGAATTCACCAATGAGACGTGGCAGGCGCGTACTGGAGAGCCACTGCCTGACCACCTAATTCTACTTATGTGGTCCCTCATCGTGTCTCTGTACCCCCTAGGAGGCCTCTTTGGAGCACTGCTTGCAGGTCCCTTGGCCATCACGCTGGGAAG GAAGAAGTCCCTCCTGGTGAATAACATCTTTGTGGTGTTGGCAGCGATTCTGTTTGGATTCAGCCGCAAAGCAGGCTCCTTTGAGATGATCATGCTGGGAAGACTGCTTGTGGGAGTCAGTGCAG GCGTGAGCATGAATATCCAGCCCATGTACCTGGGGGAGAGCGCCCCTAAGGAGCTCCGAGGAGCTGTGGCCATGAGCTCAGCCATCTTTACCGCTCTGGGGATCGTGATGGGACAGGTGGTCGGACTCAG GGAGCTTCTAGGTGACCCTCAGGCCTGGCCTCTGCTGCTGGCCAGCTGCCTGGTGCCCGGGGTGCTGCAGCTCgcctccctgcctctgctcccCGAAAGCCCACGCTACCTCCTCATTGACTGTGGAGACACCGAGGCCTGCCTGGCAG CACTACGGCAACTGCGGGGCTCAGGGGACTTGGCAAGGGagctggaggagctggaggaggagcgCGCTGCCTGCCAGGGCTGCCGTGCCCGGCGCCCATGGGAGCTGTTCCAGCATCGGGCCCTGAGGAGACAGGTGACAAGCCTCGTGGTGCTGGGCAGTGCCATGGAGCTCTGCGGGAATGACTTG ATGTACGCCTACGCCTCCTCCGTGTTCCAGAAAGCAGGAGTGCCAGAAGCGAAAGTCCAGTATGCCACCATCGGGACTGGGAGCTGCGAGCTGCTCATGGCGATTGTTAGT cTTTCTCAGGAGACCCCTTCCCATTGCCTGCCCCACACCTCAGGGACCATGGCTGGGTGCATGGGTCTGTGCTTTCTTCCTTTGAAGTGTGTGGCAGTCGAGAGGATGGGTCGGCGCGTGCTGCTCATCGGTGGGTACAGCTTGATGGCCTGCTGGGGAAGCATCTTCACTGTGGCCCTGTGCCTGCAGGTAGCTGGGGTGGATGAGGGCTGGAGGGTCCAGGCCAGGCTAACTTCCACCTCACCCCTGCCCCATCCATGGCAGAGCTCGTTCCCCTGGACACTCTACCTGGCCGTGGCCTGCATCTTTGCCTCCATCCTCAGCTTTGGCATTGGCCCTG ccggggtgacagggATCCTGGCCACAGAGCTGTTTGACCAGATGGCCAGGCCTGCTGCCTGCATGGTCTGCGGGGCGCTCATGTGGATCATGCTCTTCTTGGTCAGCCTGGGATTTCCCTTCATCATG GAGGCCTTGTCCCACTTTCTCTATGTCCCTTTCCTTGGTGTCTGTGTCTGTGGGGCCATCTACACTGGCCTGTTCCTTCCTGAGACCAAAGGCAAGACCCTCCAAGAGATCTCCGAAGAATTACACAGACTCAACTTCCCGAGGCGGCCCCAGGGCCCCACGTGGAGGAGCCCGGAAGTTATCCAGTCGACAGAACTCTAG
- the SLC2A11 gene encoding solute carrier family 2, facilitated glucose transporter member 11 isoform X14, with protein sequence MIMLGRLLVGVSAGVSMNIQPMYLGESAPKELRGAVAMSSAIFTALGIVMGQVVGLRELLGDPQAWPLLLASCLVPGVLQLASLPLLPESPRYLLIDCGDTEACLAALRQLRGSGDLARELEELEEERAACQGCRARRPWELFQHRALRRQVTSLVVLGSAMELCGNDLMYAYASSVFQKAGVPEAKVQYATIGTGSCELLMAIVSLSQETPSHCLPHTSGTMAGCMGLCFLPLKCVAVERMGRRVLLIGGYSLMACWGSIFTVALCLQVAGVDEGWRVQARLTSTSPLPHPWQSSFPWTLYLAVACIFASILSFGIGPAGVTGILATELFDQMARPAACMVCGALMWIMLFLVSLGFPFIMEALSHFLYVPFLGVCVCGAIYTGLFLPETKGKTLQEISEELHRLNFPRRPQGPTWRSPEVIQSTEL encoded by the exons ATGATCATGCTGGGAAGACTGCTTGTGGGAGTCAGTGCAG GCGTGAGCATGAATATCCAGCCCATGTACCTGGGGGAGAGCGCCCCTAAGGAGCTCCGAGGAGCTGTGGCCATGAGCTCAGCCATCTTTACCGCTCTGGGGATCGTGATGGGACAGGTGGTCGGACTCAG GGAGCTTCTAGGTGACCCTCAGGCCTGGCCTCTGCTGCTGGCCAGCTGCCTGGTGCCCGGGGTGCTGCAGCTCgcctccctgcctctgctcccCGAAAGCCCACGCTACCTCCTCATTGACTGTGGAGACACCGAGGCCTGCCTGGCAG CACTACGGCAACTGCGGGGCTCAGGGGACTTGGCAAGGGagctggaggagctggaggaggagcgCGCTGCCTGCCAGGGCTGCCGTGCCCGGCGCCCATGGGAGCTGTTCCAGCATCGGGCCCTGAGGAGACAGGTGACAAGCCTCGTGGTGCTGGGCAGTGCCATGGAGCTCTGCGGGAATGACTTG ATGTACGCCTACGCCTCCTCCGTGTTCCAGAAAGCAGGAGTGCCAGAAGCGAAAGTCCAGTATGCCACCATCGGGACTGGGAGCTGCGAGCTGCTCATGGCGATTGTTAGT cTTTCTCAGGAGACCCCTTCCCATTGCCTGCCCCACACCTCAGGGACCATGGCTGGGTGCATGGGTCTGTGCTTTCTTCCTTTGAAGTGTGTGGCAGTCGAGAGGATGGGTCGGCGCGTGCTGCTCATCGGTGGGTACAGCTTGATGGCCTGCTGGGGAAGCATCTTCACTGTGGCCCTGTGCCTGCAGGTAGCTGGGGTGGATGAGGGCTGGAGGGTCCAGGCCAGGCTAACTTCCACCTCACCCCTGCCCCATCCATGGCAGAGCTCGTTCCCCTGGACACTCTACCTGGCCGTGGCCTGCATCTTTGCCTCCATCCTCAGCTTTGGCATTGGCCCTG ccggggtgacagggATCCTGGCCACAGAGCTGTTTGACCAGATGGCCAGGCCTGCTGCCTGCATGGTCTGCGGGGCGCTCATGTGGATCATGCTCTTCTTGGTCAGCCTGGGATTTCCCTTCATCATG GAGGCCTTGTCCCACTTTCTCTATGTCCCTTTCCTTGGTGTCTGTGTCTGTGGGGCCATCTACACTGGCCTGTTCCTTCCTGAGACCAAAGGCAAGACCCTCCAAGAGATCTCCGAAGAATTACACAGACTCAACTTCCCGAGGCGGCCCCAGGGCCCCACGTGGAGGAGCCCGGAAGTTATCCAGTCGACAGAACTCTAG
- the SLC2A11 gene encoding solute carrier family 2, facilitated glucose transporter member 11 isoform X5, which produces MEDELEPSLRPPTQIQGRILLLTICAAGIGGTFQFGYNLSIINAPTSHIQEFTNETWQARTGEPLPDHLILLMWSLIVSLYPLGGLFGALLAGPLAITLGRKKSLLVNNIFVVLAAILFGFSRKAGSFEMIMLGRLLVGVSAGVSMNIQPMYLGESAPKELRGAVAMSSAIFTALGIVMGQVVGLRELLGDPQAWPLLLASCLVPGVLQLASLPLLPESPRYLLIDCGDTEACLAALRQLRGSGDLARELEELEEERAACQGCRARRPWELFQHRALRRQVTSLVVLGSAMELCGNDLMYAYASSVFQKAGVPEAKVQYATIGTGSCELLMAIVSCVAVERMGRRVLLIGGYSLMACWGSIFTVALCLQVAGVDEGWRVQARLTSTSPLPHPWQSSFPWTLYLAVACIFASILSFGIGPAGVTGILATELFDQMARPAACMVCGALMWIMLFLVSLGFPFIMEALSHFLYVPFLGVCVCGAIYTGLFLPETKGKTLQEISEELHRLNFPRRPQGPTWRSPEVIQSTEL; this is translated from the exons CACATTCAGGAATTCACCAATGAGACGTGGCAGGCGCGTACTGGAGAGCCACTGCCTGACCACCTAATTCTACTTATGTGGTCCCTCATCGTGTCTCTGTACCCCCTAGGAGGCCTCTTTGGAGCACTGCTTGCAGGTCCCTTGGCCATCACGCTGGGAAG GAAGAAGTCCCTCCTGGTGAATAACATCTTTGTGGTGTTGGCAGCGATTCTGTTTGGATTCAGCCGCAAAGCAGGCTCCTTTGAGATGATCATGCTGGGAAGACTGCTTGTGGGAGTCAGTGCAG GCGTGAGCATGAATATCCAGCCCATGTACCTGGGGGAGAGCGCCCCTAAGGAGCTCCGAGGAGCTGTGGCCATGAGCTCAGCCATCTTTACCGCTCTGGGGATCGTGATGGGACAGGTGGTCGGACTCAG GGAGCTTCTAGGTGACCCTCAGGCCTGGCCTCTGCTGCTGGCCAGCTGCCTGGTGCCCGGGGTGCTGCAGCTCgcctccctgcctctgctcccCGAAAGCCCACGCTACCTCCTCATTGACTGTGGAGACACCGAGGCCTGCCTGGCAG CACTACGGCAACTGCGGGGCTCAGGGGACTTGGCAAGGGagctggaggagctggaggaggagcgCGCTGCCTGCCAGGGCTGCCGTGCCCGGCGCCCATGGGAGCTGTTCCAGCATCGGGCCCTGAGGAGACAGGTGACAAGCCTCGTGGTGCTGGGCAGTGCCATGGAGCTCTGCGGGAATGACTTG ATGTACGCCTACGCCTCCTCCGTGTTCCAGAAAGCAGGAGTGCCAGAAGCGAAAGTCCAGTATGCCACCATCGGGACTGGGAGCTGCGAGCTGCTCATGGCGATTGTTAGT TGTGTGGCAGTCGAGAGGATGGGTCGGCGCGTGCTGCTCATCGGTGGGTACAGCTTGATGGCCTGCTGGGGAAGCATCTTCACTGTGGCCCTGTGCCTGCAGGTAGCTGGGGTGGATGAGGGCTGGAGGGTCCAGGCCAGGCTAACTTCCACCTCACCCCTGCCCCATCCATGGCAGAGCTCGTTCCCCTGGACACTCTACCTGGCCGTGGCCTGCATCTTTGCCTCCATCCTCAGCTTTGGCATTGGCCCTG ccggggtgacagggATCCTGGCCACAGAGCTGTTTGACCAGATGGCCAGGCCTGCTGCCTGCATGGTCTGCGGGGCGCTCATGTGGATCATGCTCTTCTTGGTCAGCCTGGGATTTCCCTTCATCATG GAGGCCTTGTCCCACTTTCTCTATGTCCCTTTCCTTGGTGTCTGTGTCTGTGGGGCCATCTACACTGGCCTGTTCCTTCCTGAGACCAAAGGCAAGACCCTCCAAGAGATCTCCGAAGAATTACACAGACTCAACTTCCCGAGGCGGCCCCAGGGCCCCACGTGGAGGAGCCCGGAAGTTATCCAGTCGACAGAACTCTAG
- the SLC2A11 gene encoding solute carrier family 2, facilitated glucose transporter member 11 isoform X8 has translation MRALSRLIQGRILLLTICAAGIGGTFQFGYNLSIINAPTSHIQEFTNETWQARTGEPLPDHLILLMWSLIVSLYPLGGLFGALLAGPLAITLGRKKSLLVNNIFVVLAAILFGFSRKAGSFEMIMLGRLLVGVSAGVSMNIQPMYLGESAPKELRGAVAMSSAIFTALGIVMGQVVGLRELLGDPQAWPLLLASCLVPGVLQLASLPLLPESPRYLLIDCGDTEACLAALRQLRGSGDLARELEELEEERAACQGCRARRPWELFQHRALRRQVTSLVVLGSAMELCGNDLMYAYASSVFQKAGVPEAKVQYATIGTGSCELLMAIVSCVAVERMGRRVLLIGGYSLMACWGSIFTVALCLQSSFPWTLYLAVACIFASILSFGIGPAGVTGILATELFDQMARPAACMVCGALMWIMLFLVSLGFPFIMEALSHFLYVPFLGVCVCGAIYTGLFLPETKGKTLQEISEELHRLNFPRRPQGPTWRSPEVIQSTEL, from the exons CACATTCAGGAATTCACCAATGAGACGTGGCAGGCGCGTACTGGAGAGCCACTGCCTGACCACCTAATTCTACTTATGTGGTCCCTCATCGTGTCTCTGTACCCCCTAGGAGGCCTCTTTGGAGCACTGCTTGCAGGTCCCTTGGCCATCACGCTGGGAAG GAAGAAGTCCCTCCTGGTGAATAACATCTTTGTGGTGTTGGCAGCGATTCTGTTTGGATTCAGCCGCAAAGCAGGCTCCTTTGAGATGATCATGCTGGGAAGACTGCTTGTGGGAGTCAGTGCAG GCGTGAGCATGAATATCCAGCCCATGTACCTGGGGGAGAGCGCCCCTAAGGAGCTCCGAGGAGCTGTGGCCATGAGCTCAGCCATCTTTACCGCTCTGGGGATCGTGATGGGACAGGTGGTCGGACTCAG GGAGCTTCTAGGTGACCCTCAGGCCTGGCCTCTGCTGCTGGCCAGCTGCCTGGTGCCCGGGGTGCTGCAGCTCgcctccctgcctctgctcccCGAAAGCCCACGCTACCTCCTCATTGACTGTGGAGACACCGAGGCCTGCCTGGCAG CACTACGGCAACTGCGGGGCTCAGGGGACTTGGCAAGGGagctggaggagctggaggaggagcgCGCTGCCTGCCAGGGCTGCCGTGCCCGGCGCCCATGGGAGCTGTTCCAGCATCGGGCCCTGAGGAGACAGGTGACAAGCCTCGTGGTGCTGGGCAGTGCCATGGAGCTCTGCGGGAATGACTTG ATGTACGCCTACGCCTCCTCCGTGTTCCAGAAAGCAGGAGTGCCAGAAGCGAAAGTCCAGTATGCCACCATCGGGACTGGGAGCTGCGAGCTGCTCATGGCGATTGTTAGT TGTGTGGCAGTCGAGAGGATGGGTCGGCGCGTGCTGCTCATCGGTGGGTACAGCTTGATGGCCTGCTGGGGAAGCATCTTCACTGTGGCCCTGTGCCTGCAG AGCTCGTTCCCCTGGACACTCTACCTGGCCGTGGCCTGCATCTTTGCCTCCATCCTCAGCTTTGGCATTGGCCCTG ccggggtgacagggATCCTGGCCACAGAGCTGTTTGACCAGATGGCCAGGCCTGCTGCCTGCATGGTCTGCGGGGCGCTCATGTGGATCATGCTCTTCTTGGTCAGCCTGGGATTTCCCTTCATCATG GAGGCCTTGTCCCACTTTCTCTATGTCCCTTTCCTTGGTGTCTGTGTCTGTGGGGCCATCTACACTGGCCTGTTCCTTCCTGAGACCAAAGGCAAGACCCTCCAAGAGATCTCCGAAGAATTACACAGACTCAACTTCCCGAGGCGGCCCCAGGGCCCCACGTGGAGGAGCCCGGAAGTTATCCAGTCGACAGAACTCTAG
- the SLC2A11 gene encoding solute carrier family 2, facilitated glucose transporter member 11 isoform X1 — MEDELEPSLRPPTQIQGRILLLTICAAGIGGTFQFGYNLSIINAPTSHIQEFTNETWQARTGEPLPDHLILLMWSLIVSLYPLGGLFGALLAGPLAITLGRKKSLLVNNIFVVLAAILFGFSRKAGSFEMIMLGRLLVGVSAGVSMNIQPMYLGESAPKELRGAVAMSSAIFTALGIVMGQVVGLRELLGDPQAWPLLLASCLVPGVLQLASLPLLPESPRYLLIDCGDTEACLAALRQLRGSGDLARELEELEEERAACQGCRARRPWELFQHRALRRQVTSLVVLGSAMELCGNDLMYAYASSVFQKAGVPEAKVQYATIGTGSCELLMAIVSLSQETPSHCLPHTSGTMAGCMGLCFLPLKCVAVERMGRRVLLIGGYSLMACWGSIFTVALCLQVAGVDEGWRVQARLTSTSPLPHPWQSSFPWTLYLAVACIFASILSFGIGPAGVTGILATELFDQMARPAACMVCGALMWIMLFLVSLGFPFIMEALSHFLYVPFLGVCVCGAIYTGLFLPETKGKTLQEISEELHRLNFPRRPQGPTWRSPEVIQSTEL; from the exons CACATTCAGGAATTCACCAATGAGACGTGGCAGGCGCGTACTGGAGAGCCACTGCCTGACCACCTAATTCTACTTATGTGGTCCCTCATCGTGTCTCTGTACCCCCTAGGAGGCCTCTTTGGAGCACTGCTTGCAGGTCCCTTGGCCATCACGCTGGGAAG GAAGAAGTCCCTCCTGGTGAATAACATCTTTGTGGTGTTGGCAGCGATTCTGTTTGGATTCAGCCGCAAAGCAGGCTCCTTTGAGATGATCATGCTGGGAAGACTGCTTGTGGGAGTCAGTGCAG GCGTGAGCATGAATATCCAGCCCATGTACCTGGGGGAGAGCGCCCCTAAGGAGCTCCGAGGAGCTGTGGCCATGAGCTCAGCCATCTTTACCGCTCTGGGGATCGTGATGGGACAGGTGGTCGGACTCAG GGAGCTTCTAGGTGACCCTCAGGCCTGGCCTCTGCTGCTGGCCAGCTGCCTGGTGCCCGGGGTGCTGCAGCTCgcctccctgcctctgctcccCGAAAGCCCACGCTACCTCCTCATTGACTGTGGAGACACCGAGGCCTGCCTGGCAG CACTACGGCAACTGCGGGGCTCAGGGGACTTGGCAAGGGagctggaggagctggaggaggagcgCGCTGCCTGCCAGGGCTGCCGTGCCCGGCGCCCATGGGAGCTGTTCCAGCATCGGGCCCTGAGGAGACAGGTGACAAGCCTCGTGGTGCTGGGCAGTGCCATGGAGCTCTGCGGGAATGACTTG ATGTACGCCTACGCCTCCTCCGTGTTCCAGAAAGCAGGAGTGCCAGAAGCGAAAGTCCAGTATGCCACCATCGGGACTGGGAGCTGCGAGCTGCTCATGGCGATTGTTAGT cTTTCTCAGGAGACCCCTTCCCATTGCCTGCCCCACACCTCAGGGACCATGGCTGGGTGCATGGGTCTGTGCTTTCTTCCTTTGAAGTGTGTGGCAGTCGAGAGGATGGGTCGGCGCGTGCTGCTCATCGGTGGGTACAGCTTGATGGCCTGCTGGGGAAGCATCTTCACTGTGGCCCTGTGCCTGCAGGTAGCTGGGGTGGATGAGGGCTGGAGGGTCCAGGCCAGGCTAACTTCCACCTCACCCCTGCCCCATCCATGGCAGAGCTCGTTCCCCTGGACACTCTACCTGGCCGTGGCCTGCATCTTTGCCTCCATCCTCAGCTTTGGCATTGGCCCTG ccggggtgacagggATCCTGGCCACAGAGCTGTTTGACCAGATGGCCAGGCCTGCTGCCTGCATGGTCTGCGGGGCGCTCATGTGGATCATGCTCTTCTTGGTCAGCCTGGGATTTCCCTTCATCATG GAGGCCTTGTCCCACTTTCTCTATGTCCCTTTCCTTGGTGTCTGTGTCTGTGGGGCCATCTACACTGGCCTGTTCCTTCCTGAGACCAAAGGCAAGACCCTCCAAGAGATCTCCGAAGAATTACACAGACTCAACTTCCCGAGGCGGCCCCAGGGCCCCACGTGGAGGAGCCCGGAAGTTATCCAGTCGACAGAACTCTAG